ttctgTTCCAGTCACCCCGCAGCTCACTGGTACAATCCGTGATCAGAACAACAATAATGAGAAGTCACCAGACCCAGCTGACAGTCCCAGTGAAAACAAAACAGGCCATTTAACAAACCAAAGTCTCCAAAGCACATCATCAGCTGAAGCCGAGCTGCAAGCGCTAACTGGTAGCATAGCGAGCAGCAAGACAAGCAGCCGAGCGAGCAGTAAAATGTTCAAAAAGTTGCCCTGTAGACCCCCtaaaataaatcattacaaAGAGCTGAAACTTTCAGGATCTTGGCCTGCAAACCAGTACCGTGACCAGGAGACGCAAACTAGCCCAGAGGCTGAAAAATCTGGCCCTGAAAACAAGGAAGCACAAGAAGACTCCATTCCTGCTGCCACTGACGCTTCTGTAGATAGTGCCGGTGTAGCTGGCAGTGCCTTTACTTTCCCTATCAAGGGAGTGAAGAGTCTAAAACTTTCGAGCAACAGCGCCTTCTCACTGACCACCACTTTCTCCAACCAGCTGAACAAGAGCACAGCTCAGCAACCAGCGGTGCCCCCCTCAGGAACTGTGGAGAGCAAACCAGCAGCAAGCAGTGGGCAGGAGATTTTCAAGGTTCctgagtttctgctaaaaccgaTTGTCAGTCAGCGACCGTGGGATGCTGTCAAAGAGCTGGAAGCAATTCAAAAAGAAGTCCAGGATCAACAACAGCAGCAACAACAGGGCAGCAAACAGCCCAGCGTTGACAAATGCATCGAGGACCTCAACGAGGCTTACAAAGACATCCTGGAGCTTGGCGCTGCCAGTAATAAAGTCCCTGATGGATCTGTCGAAATTCCAGAGCGTATCAAAATCCGTTTGACGTCCCAGCCTCTCAACAAGCCCAGTAGCCTTAGGCGCAGTGCAGTCAGCTGGTCTGTTGATCCGGAGTACAGGGAAGTCAAGAGCGCATTCTCCAGGCCCGCCACAAAGTCGGTGACATTCAGCAAGCAGCTTCGGGAGGAACTCCCTGTGCCCCCTCGGGAGTCAGGCTTTCGAGAATACAGAGTGGTTCCGCATCTTCCACGTAGACGTAGCAATGATGGTAGGACGGTGAAACTGGACCTGCCTGACGAACCCATCGAGACACCGCTTTGCGACTTCAGCCCAACAACAAACAGTGTggcggcagaggttccctgggcAGACAGACAGCCCATGCAGGATGCCTCCACGCTCACGAGTCCTCCAGACTATGAAGACATATGCCAGACTTTGCGTCACTCTCGGGATTCAAATGATCCCAATGACCCAGCGGCTCCTCAAGATATCGATTCAGAGGAGGATTGTCCCATTTGCAAAAGAGAGCTTGAGAACCAGATGAGACAGGGCCCACTGCCTCCTCTACATGAGGAGAACAGCTCAGATAGCTCAGTCAATCCAAATGGAAGTCCAATGCAGCGTGCTGCAGTTCAAAGTCCAGGTGAGGATGCGAAGAATCAGGAAACGCCGAACTCAAGTCTCAGTCAAGTAGGGTCCAATGTGAGTACTGATAcaaggaaaaaagatacatcaaCGCAAGACGGTTTAGGTGAAGTTGAAGAAACAGTTAATGGTTCCAGAGATGAGTCAGTCGACTCAAATGAACTGAATGAAAGTGAGGTGGTGGAGTCAGCAAGGGAAGAAGCCACTGAGGGTGAAACGGTAGGAATTACCAAGGATGACGCTCCACAAGTGCAAGAGATACAAACTGACGCAGCGTCAGAAAACAAGCAGGAGCAAGAGAGGAAATCATTCGCTCTCGCGGAACAGAGACTTGTCCTGTGGACTCACCCGGGTCGAGACCATCCTGGGTTGCCGGAGTTCCCTCCCGAGAGACTCCCACTTTCAGTTGTGCCCAAGCTCAACCGCAGGTTGTCTCTCAGCTTAGAGGGGGAGCGACAGGGTGGTGCTGCCCCTGATCGAATTGAAGCTCTGCAGAATAAGCTAGCCATCTCTCCAGGCCGGGTAGCCGTGGAGCGCTTGGGCCGGATGCGAGAAGTGGATGTTATGTATCGCATGAGACGCCTAAGCATCAGGAGCACAGACTCTGGGGAGGGGGACGGGGATGGCAAGGATTCTCAAGAACCCTCCAGTGCCACTTCGCAAACAGGCAGGGAGAACAAAGATGAAGAGGTGACTGGATCCCGCCAGGTCTCAGAAGAATCTGTGAAGCACGGTGACACGTCTACTTTCAGGTAAGACAGGAATATTAAGACTTGAGTTTTGAGTCATTTTGCAAGTAGTGTTGTGATGGTACACTCAATTGACTTTGGTGCAAGGAGAATGTGACCGTGAATATTTGTCATGAAACCATaaacggattttaagggggccagccccccccggtggccaaaaagtgtcattgcatgaaattgactttcctatatatataaaagttgtaaagcaataaaactgcaacaaaaatgaatgaaatgaacattttttaaaatttttataatgggtcaaaattatccaccgacacgccttcctttgaggaagcagagtctggggactctgaggtgggctcttcgatctctggggttgaagtcactgaggcggttggtaagctcctcggtggcaaggccccgggggtggatgagatccgcccggagttcctaaaggctctggatgttgtagggctgtcatggctgacacgcctctacaacatcgcgtggacatcgcggACAGTGCCTcttgattggcagaccggggtggtggtccccctttttaaaaagggggaccggagggtgtgttccaattatagaggaatcacactcctcagcctccccggtaaagtctattcaggggtgctggagaggagggtccgtcgggaagtcgaatctcggattcaggaggagcagtgtggtttttgtcccggccgtggaacagtggacccgctctacaccctcagcagggtcctcgaggatgcatgggagttcgcccaaccagtctacatgtgttttgtggatttggagaaggcgttcgaccgtgtgcctaggggaatcctgtggagggtgctccgggagaagGGGgtgccgagccccttggtaagggctgttcggtccctgtacgaccggtgtcagagtctggtccgcattgccggcagtaagtcgaattcgttcccagtgaggattggactccgccaaggctgccctttgtcaccgattctgttcataatttttatggacagaatttctaggcgcagccgaagcgttgagggtttccggtttggtgacctcagcattgcatctctgctttttgcagatgatgtggtgctgttggcttcatcaagccatgacctccaactctcactgggaaggttcgcagccgagtgtgaagcggttgggatgaagatcagcacctccaaatccgagaccatggtcctcagccggaaaagggtggcatgccctctccgggtcggggatgagatcctgccccaagtggaggagttcaagtatcttagggtcttgttcacgagtgagggtgggagggagcgggagattgacaggcggatcggtgcagcgtctgcagtgatgcggactctgcaccggtccgttgtggtgaagaaggagctgagccaaaaggcgaagctctcgatttaccagtcgatctacgttcctaccctcacctatggtcacgagctgtgggtcgtgaccgaaagaacaagatcccggatacaagcggccgaaatgagtttcctctgcagggtgtccgggctgtcccttagagatagagtgagaagctcggtcatccgggaggggcttggtgtcgagccgctactcctccgcgttgagaggagccagttgaggtggctcgggcatctggttcggatgcctcctggacgcctccctggagaggtgttccgggcatgtcctaccggcaggaggccccggggtcgacccaggacacgctggagacattatgtcactcggctggcttgggaacgccttggaatcccgccggaggagctggctgaagtggctggggagagggaagtctgggcttccctgctaaagctgctgcggaagataatggatggatggatggatgggtcaaaattatttttcgaacagatcatgtgagtagcaccttagacggtcatttgctttgcatataatttttaccaaaaaaaaaaaaaaaaaaaattaggggagggcaattttatttttcaaatgatttttttctttgattgaaaatatatatatattttttaaattttttgggggggaatgaatgatttagacacaaacctacccataatatggcccaaacacaaaaaggattgcttcaaacaaataaaactttttcaatgaaaaattaagtgttcaaatgcaaatttttcaatctaaaatattttttcacattcaaaaatgttttatatgattattttttttctttttttgattgatttttctttttgaaaatatatattttttgaagcaacttattttttgattgaataataaagacaaaaacgtccttgccaaaatgtggcccaaacacaaatgaacattacttcaatcaaaaaagttgcttcaattgaaaaaactattcaatcaaagaaaaatagcttccaCATGCATTTgtatgagtttcaaatttatttttgcattcgatcacattttttttttttttttaatcaagcgacttttttttttttttttgattgaaattatatattttgattgaagcaactttttttttttattgaagcaacttttttggggattgaataataaagacacaaatttacctccatgtggctccgcccaggggatgcaatttttgactggggcaaCTACATTGGTATGACACCGGCGTGCGTACCATAGTGTATTCAATGGTTGACGGTCTAGGCAAAAAGTATTgtgtaagcagcctgatttagaattcccctcaagaatgatgggaaacaaaaaatgctcattgtcaacttattattatatatattcttgtaagttaattttgttgctgacactgcattttggtgtcatgaacatgttgtgccccccctgcccctaaagtcaaactccgcctatgcatgAAACACAACAGTCGCAGGGCCACCGGACATCATAAGTTTGCTGGGATAGGCTCAAACTTGACCTATAGGAGATGTTTCGATCGATGCACGGATAGATGGAATTAAAATAACTTTAGGGCAGGGCAGTGGCCTCATATGCAAAGGTTCCATATTCTGAAATCATTCACATTAGGTAAATTGAATTCAATCCAGTATTCCTAGCTCTCAGCCAGTTCTTTTTtaaccttttctctcaaatcaaGAGGGGTGGACTTTGTGTAacgattccttttttttttttttactccacaGAACGCTGTGACAGCCGGAGACAGTGGTGACGGCGTGGGGAAAAATGCTGTGTCCATCATGTCCCCATCTTGAGGTTTTAGCGCTCCACACAACACTGTGAACTGGCTGCCTAACTTAGAATGCCTTCATCTTCATCTCTTGACACTGAAATGGCCTTCTTGTCCGACGAGAGCATTGTGTACACACCCTCACCCTCGGCTTGACTTCTAAGAGTGCTGTTCCACTGCCAAAAGGGAGGTGCCCCCAAACCCTGCCTGACCCAGCCTACCCACAATTAATGACTCCTTAACCCCCCAGTCCTCTCCCAATGCTTTTCTCATTGGCAGacattatgcaactcatccatgcATACGACGACAGCGAATACACTCGAGAATCTGCGCATTATGAATGTAAGCATTAATTTAAGGGTTTTGCTATTATTTGCTGTACCAAAATATAGTTGCGAATGCGGCGGCCACGTTTGGCTCGAGAACTGTTTTTGATTTCCCGACGTAGCTCGGCCTTTATTTTACTCGGCAACATTGTGCTCTTTCCCAACCAACAACCCCTCTGCCCCCCAGTTGCTAAGCTAATCACATGATCGCCCGTTCAGTCCACGGCGCAGCGGTTGCCTTGCTTCAGGTGAGGTCCGACCGAATCCGTGCTGCTCCCGCCGTTCTTTTACCTTCAGGAAGCAATAAAGTTTGACAGCAACTCTATCACAACTCGGACAAAATATGgattacacattttaaaaaaaggaagcaCGATAGAGCAATATTGTTGTACAAATAAGCTGAGCGGTGTCATGGAGCTACCTGTCGGAAGCGTCGTCTTTAATGTGTCATGTGATCATTCTACAGGGACATGGTGTCAGGGTATTTGGGCTGCTGCTTTACGTCATATAGATTTACGTACAGTGCTTGACAGTTTGATTAGACCACCACTACTATATTGGGTGATAGTTTTGGAGTTGATTTATGTATTACATTACCGTGCTTTACGGTAATTCGTAAAACCTTGCTTCCATATTCCTACCACACCCAACTATGAAAACTCAAAGTCACTCAGATTTAGTTCAGGTTAACATTTTCCATTTATTGAGTTTGCTATGACTCATTCAAATTTTTGGAGTGATCAGACAAGTtgtattctttaaaaaaaacacaaaaaaacaacaactggatTTTGCATACACACACTTAAAATGGaggcttcaaaccaaaatggcagcATGTTTAAAGTCATGGCTTTTTGAGACTGGTCTACTCATGAGGTTCACGGTATTTCACTACATGTTGCTAAGGTAAACTAGCTTGTCCAGTTCTACCAAACATGAAACACCTGCTCTAAAACAAAAGGGCAGACTTTCTTTTGAGGCGTGGCTTCATAACACTTTGCTGACAAAATTTCATGCTAAAGAAAACTGGTTTCAGGGTCTGAATTTTCCAAATATTCCAGGgaaacaaattatttttagtCATGACGAATGCTAGTAAATTTGGTGGTGGTCTAATACTTTTGTTAAgccttgtacagtggggcaaataagtatttagtcaaccaccaattgtgcatgttctcctacttgaaaagattagagaggcctgtaattgtcaacatgggtaaacctcaaccatgagagacagaatgtgaaaaaaaaaacacaaaatcacattgtttgatttttaaagaatttatttttaaattagagtggaaaataagtatttggtcacctataaacaagcaagatttctggctgttaaagagatctaacttcttctgacgaggtctaacgagttctaacgaggctccactcgttacctgtattaatggcacctggtttaactcattatcggtataaaagacacctgtccacaatctcagtcagtcacactccaaactctactatgaccaagaccaaagagctgtcgaaggccaccagagacaaaactgtaaaccttcaccaggctgggaagactgaatctgcaataggtaaaacgcttggtgtaaagaactcaagtgtgggagcaattattagaaaatgtaagacatacaagaccaccgaTAGTCTACTTCGATctgggggctccatgcaagatctcaccccgtggcgtcaaaatgataacaagaatggtgagcaaaaatcccagaatcactcggggggacctagtgaatgacctacagagagcttggatcacagtaacaaaggctactatcagtaacacaatgtgccgccagggactcaaatcttgcactgccagacgtgtccccctgctgaagccagtacacgtccatgcccgtctgcggttcgctagagagcatttggatgatccagaagaggactgggagaatatgttatggtcagatgaaaccaaaattgaactttttggtagaaacacgggttctcgtgtttggaggaaaaagaatactgaattgcaccatacccactgtgaagcattggggtggaaacatcatgctttgtggctgtttttctgcaaagggaccaggacgactgatctgtgtagaggaaagaatgaatagggccatgtatcgagagattttgtgtaaaaatctccttccatcagcaagggcactgaagatgagacgtggctgggtctttcagcatgacaatgatcccaaacacacagccagggcaacaaaggagtgacttcataagaagcatttcaaggtcctggagtggcctagccagtctccagatctcaaccccatagaaaagtccgtgttgcccaatgacagccccaaagcatcactgctctagaggagatctgcatggaggaatgcgccaaaatgccagcaagagtgtgtgaaaagcttgggaagttacagaaaacgtttggcctcagttattgccaacaaagggtacataacaaagtattgagatgaacttttggtattgacaaaaacttattttccaccatgatgatttgcaaataaattctttaacaatcaaacaatgtgattttctgattttttcccccacattctgtctctcatggttgaggtttacccatgttgacattacaggcctctctaatattttcaagtgggagaattttcacaattagtgcttgactaaatacttatttgccccactgtatatatttatatacatttcattgaatatttattttTCCTATCATCGCCTTGTTAATCTGTTTGCgtaatgtataaaaaaaatatttataaagtatattttaaaagttttaagAGGCATTTTGTATTTTTGCCATCAAATTTTATTTCTCTGCGCGTCTATAGAGTTTAATCATAGAAAGAGCATCCTTAACGTTTCAGTGCGTTTCAATGGAAAACTTTGTTTGTCGCGTCGTGTTTCGTGTGTCGCGTTGTCGTCGTCTTGTCTTCCAGCTTGCACTCTTCTGTTGTTGATCTTCTTTTCCAAACCTCACGTGTGAATGCTGGGAGACTGGCATTCACCCCAAATGTAAATGTGCGAAAGTAGCCGTCCAATGAAATTAAACTTTGGTTGCTTATTCAATTACGACTGCCACTCGGCTCTCAGCATTCACACATTTCCGGAAAGAGAAGGAGTTCTTTTGTAGTTGTCCTTAAAAGCTACAATGCAATGCTAAAGCTAAAACACATATGTGTGAGAATAGCATAGGGTTTTTCAATACATACAGGGTTTTTAGATAAACTTTTTGAATAgtgcataattaaaaaaaaaaaaaagtttttaaaaatatagcAGTGGTTGTAAAAACGTATTTGAGAAGCAtttgtgtttttgcattagCCAGCGTTGCATTGTATCAAATCAACAACGGATGCGTCAAAATTAATTTGTCATGAATCTTCGTAATTGTTATGTAGCCTTTTTTACACTTGTAGCATTTTAGCGGTCGTGTCTCAGCATTTCTTGTAAATTTCGACGTCGCCTTACTGAAACATACGAAGGAATATGAGGGCcacattgaaaatgaaaagAGATTAGGATTGTGATCGCAATCTTTTGAGAATAAAGCGGTATTAAAACATTAATATTTTCTCAAAATGGACCTTGTTTTATCTTGAATATAGAACATTTTTCTTCTTAATTTAATGGGACTTCATATGACTTTTCTAGAATgtctattaatttttttttttttttttttaaagattttaagacagctgtttttaaaaatgcaaaaaaaaagttatcgtAAAAGCTTTGTTCCCAACATATGAAACAATTTTCTTGagaatatgaattaaaaaaaatatataatacattaattttgattggaaacattctcgcactgcccccacaaataacacaccgtacttggggggacagagccttctctGTTGCTGCCCCCTCACTTTGGAACGCACTCCCTAAAACCATCTGCACCTGTTCTGatcttcccacattcaaaaaattgttaaaaactcacctttttaaactggcttttaatttgtaattcttttctcTATTGTTTTGTACTTCCCGTGTTGTGtgagctttatttatttttttttttccctcaactgTGAAGCGCCGTTGAGCaccggtaaaagcgctctataaataaaatgtattattattattattattattattaattttcctGAAATTTTGTGAATAATAAAAGGCATTTTACCCTTAACAGTATTCTAGGAAGAAAGGACGTAGATTTGGTCTCAGTATTTGtaaggacgatataacagcaacaGCAGCTATAGCACATTTTGCTGTACATTTGTTCGTTAATGaaaccaaacagactgggtaatctcagggccgacccaggccatttgggggccctaagcaaaataatgcaaaggggcccttatttttggcccaccatttcgtcacaatgtactgtgaaacccatacatgcaatccaacccatacgtccatattttgtatattaatcagattttgttgcactgcatacttcaaatttctcaccccaaatgactgtcagtacttacagtagatagcgacatttttctaaaagaggaaagaaggactttaaggaagaacttttatttttttaagcttgtaatcgagtatcaaaactcacaaaagtgaaataaagcaaactgtagtaaacaaaatagaatataaattaaaccattgccagattgggggccccctagtggtcaggggccctaagcagctgcatagtctgcgtataggctgggctggCCCTGGGTATTCTTATGAATATGAACCCAATTAGTTAggctaatgcaaaataaatctgtattgatttatactaactttcatcgttcgattcaaacctttgttttcaaaaactactgaagaaacagtttgaaagcttcgagaataaatgtctggattttattagcaaattttaaCTGATATAatatctaatatccctcctcttcgaagggggcgaagGAGGCGCATGTCGTCAACCTGTAATTCTGTTGGGGCTGTGGgagtatgcgtgtgtgtgtgggggggggtcaagtcatcagccaatcaaacatgcattggagggaaaaaactggaccggcacattcagcaagtggaaaggggtaaatgtaagtcaaaACATtataacatatgggaagacaatctaaattaccataACTGAACTCATAAAATAATTAGAGTTGGGCATCAAGCATTGATAGGATCCAGTACTAACATAGTGGTTCTCTCGGAACcgtttgaatatttttatttcaattccaagtttcgatgccATGACCGCAGACCGGAATAAATAGCTGCCGAAcaagtggctaatttagctgagcacaaaaacgtgttgcttcgcttcacataaatgacaacaaagtaacagaataaacacacCGAGATGATACCAGACCCTCTGTTAAAACGTGAAAACGTACAGATGTTGTTTTaccaagggttcccaacgatgtgtagtgcagaggaggtgtgtagcgTCTGTACTAAAGTaacactgtatttttcggactataagtcgcacctgagtataagtcgcaccagcccataaAAATGCGcaacgaagagggaaaaaaaacatataagtcgcactggagtatgagtagcatttttgggggaaattaacTTGATAAACTCTAACACATAGAactgatatgtcatcttgaaaggcaatttaaaataaaaatacaatagagagcaACATGCTGAAATAGCTACCTTAGAAATAAAGTATTGTctcaaaaacaaacaattactctctcaccccaaaaaaaaattctctagaaaatatgacagcattttgcaattttttcctcaaaattaCATGAGTAATCTTGAAAATagaaaattttatccgcttcatTCTCATCAAAGATGACATCAATCCCACAACgcaatcatttttctttttgattgtGGCCCAAAAATTCCCTGATTAAAAAACAAGTATCGCATCACACTGCAGCCAAATATACTGAATTCTCCAAGTATACGCAACACTGTTTTCACACGTCATCTAGCAGTTTTACTAGTCAGCGGTGGTCCTTCCAGCCGGGGGCGCTGTAGCAGAATTTGAAAAGCGCTCACTGTTTGCGTTTTATTTTGGATTTTGCGTAAAACAAGCGGACtcctattttaatttttttttaaaaaggtacgCAAACTAACCCCGACCATACAGAAACAGTCCCGGTGATTGGCATGTGAGCGCTAACACTTGAACGTCAACATTAAAAAAGAGTCTCGATggacttttttttgtacaacAGTTTGACGTGCAACATGAGCAGTGATTATGCACACTTGTAATATTTTCTATTTTCATAAGAGATTTAAGTGCTTTTTTCTAcatctttttttcttccttgCATGGAGTGCAAGCGAGAGGTtcgagggttaaaaaaatagtcttttctttttcataaagTATATTTGCATTTGGTACTCTCTCGGTggataaaatacattaaaaaaaaaagaagaacaacaaaaaaaaaatggcgacGACAGGCAAAGCGTGTGTGTTTCGTAGTTTCATTTACGAGACTATGCCAAGTATTTAAAAGCTATTTTTAGAGTaaagtcaaagaaaaaaagcaaaagagAAGTCATTCATTGTTTCCTTTAAGACACGCCTTTGATCTTTGTATCTATACATATAGCAGGATAAACCATAGAGTCATTTGATTGTGCTACTGTTGTATGACACTGCAGTTCCATTCAGAAATAAACTCTTTGCATGAAAATGCCTCTTTTCTCATCAATTGGGCTTTGATGTCTTTTGGACATGTGACTATTTACTTTTGCTCAGACTCCAATGACAGTGCCATTGATGTCATATAGCATTGCCCACTTAGCAGAGTATAAAATACGCAAATAATGATCCAATAAAATTCTTTTCAATTTTCCTCTCTGTTCTGTGgtttatattgtttttttttaaattctataaTGTCCAGGATTTCATACATTTCATATGCAAAGTGAGGCAGCGAATGACCAAACGTTTTAGCTTGCACAATTTAGTTATTTTTAATATGTTCGGTAGTTTCCCACATTCAAGCTAATGGTTGTGttacttgtttgttttttgctcaTTGCATGAAActgcagattaaaaaaaaaaatcatgaggtCAGCCAGACAGTACTTTGGCTAATAAAAGAAAGACTTACCAATAGAGTAAATGCCAAAGATTTCTGGAAACACTCATTGCCACAATTTCTCAAAatacaccatttttttcttgcAATTATTCAAGAGAATTCTAAAATGAACTGCTTTTTATCTTgaaagtgaatatttttttttaaaaatcccataAATTTTACGGAAAAAAACTGGCAGCTGTGGTTGCCAGAGAAATTTCGTAAAAAATACAGTTCAACTGTAAAAAC
The DNA window shown above is from Corythoichthys intestinalis isolate RoL2023-P3 chromosome 14, ASM3026506v1, whole genome shotgun sequence and carries:
- the LOC130930501 gene encoding junctional cadherin 5-associated protein, with the translated sequence MYSVEDLLISHGYKLPRSGPPSAAPYDKRPADCQRELVLDNRAGRVSAINGYEVERGGASAGGSGLYGSRPGPLKGYIDTEGDRRRKEAFIGILGDVQPLGDSLATDSGFYDVPSLTYSEPLSHDERDISYWRRRGQDFSILLDYADGRELRASAGAWRPQALIAAEELRAERQAQQLWEEISWLRDQDAPGQLRVTGERKCQSLGTEEWRPAVGLGRQLSEGDGERWALEQCRLRTPEGFFHPRTKAKSQSLPRVLSPDRSNGRELIPSRPSLPDRPPRLSSTLFSGPYSRYIYSGAIGRDRWGRNAGQSGHVALLPKPRFSRPLKPPSYEIHQQIRSSAEMLAIDQGLKLKDRPIFYSRGGELRHDYFAQHSLSGMEPPGYIPPPSYKRIPPPRAVSISRNEMLNFRWRSDSLQPSSDPGRWLTRHTGDSWLEHCGDRGVSYRKQIPSGHKEQPIQTRQVPVEDARANQISGGPGGTSLTDSDKIRNINKENPSAKNLGQSTSDSAFPPQQGQSLNAGRKNTLTETESSARWGNRGLNKKSDSVGPEQNRSQFFPSSILGKPPPPPCKAPDQVVSETLAEVKKVEQPDPPEKDKSKNLKKRLSETIFCLVSVPVTPQLTGTIRDQNNNNEKSPDPADSPSENKTGHLTNQSLQSTSSAEAELQALTGSIASSKTSSRASSKMFKKLPCRPPKINHYKELKLSGSWPANQYRDQETQTSPEAEKSGPENKEAQEDSIPAATDASVDSAGVAGSAFTFPIKGVKSLKLSSNSAFSLTTTFSNQLNKSTAQQPAVPPSGTVESKPAASSGQEIFKVPEFLLKPIVSQRPWDAVKELEAIQKEVQDQQQQQQQGSKQPSVDKCIEDLNEAYKDILELGAASNKVPDGSVEIPERIKIRLTSQPLNKPSSLRRSAVSWSVDPEYREVKSAFSRPATKSVTFSKQLREELPVPPRESGFREYRVVPHLPRRRSNDGRTVKLDLPDEPIETPLCDFSPTTNSVAAEVPWADRQPMQDASTLTSPPDYEDICQTLRHSRDSNDPNDPAAPQDIDSEEDCPICKRELENQMRQGPLPPLHEENSSDSSVNPNGSPMQRAAVQSPGEDAKNQETPNSSLSQVGSNVSTDTRKKDTSTQDGLGEVEETVNGSRDESVDSNELNESEVVESAREEATEGETVGITKDDAPQVQEIQTDAASENKQEQERKSFALAEQRLVLWTHPGRDHPGLPEFPPERLPLSVVPKLNRRLSLSLEGERQGGAAPDRIEALQNKLAISPGRVAVERLGRMREVDVMYRMRRLSIRSTDSGEGDGDGKDSQEPSSATSQTGRENKDEEVTGSRQVSEESVKHGDTSTFRTL